From bacterium:
GTGAAACTGATTTTGTTGCAAAAACGGAAGATTTTCTTCAGATAGCAAGAAATATTGCAATGCATGTTGCTGCTACTAATCCTGCTGCTATTACAAGAGAAGAAATTGATCAGGATGCGCTTGATAAAGAAAAAGAAATATTTAAAACTCAGGTAATAGAAAGCGGTAAACCTGAGAACGTAGTTGATAAAATTGTAGAAGGAAAAATTGAGAAATATTATCAGGAAAATGTTCTCTTAGAGCAAAGTTATGTAAAAGATCCGTCACATACAGTTGAGGAATATCTCCTCGAAGTGTCAGGCAAGCTTGGAGA
This genomic window contains:
- the tsf gene encoding translation elongation factor Ts, which codes for MAITAEQVKKLRDLTGVGMMDCKNALKETDGDIEKAVDYLRKKGIASAQKRAGKATNEGAVVSYIHPGNRLGVLIEINCETDFVAKTEDFLQIARNIAMHVAATNPAAITREEIDQDALDKEKEIFKTQVIESGKPENVVDKIVEGKIEKYYQENVLLEQSYVKDPSHTVEEYLLEVSGKLG